From Erigeron canadensis isolate Cc75 chromosome 5, C_canadensis_v1, whole genome shotgun sequence:
CAATAAGACTGGGCATTTGGCAAACTATTGTAGGGAACCAAGGACTCAAGTGGCACCATTGAATAGAGCACCATTGAATGTTGTACCATTGAATCAAAGAAGACCAACCGGAGTTCGTGGGGGATGTTATGAATGTGGGGCCACTGATCACTATCGGAACACGTGTCCTCAATGGGTTGGGCAACAGGTTTAAGTGGCAGTTCATCCTAACCAGCTATATATTACTGGACCCAATCAGAATAGGGGCAATCAGGCTCCAGCTGCTAGATGGTCATTATGCTACCGTtctctttgattctggagctgattatagttttgtcacGACTAGTTTCGTTCCTTTATTGAGTGCAAAGCCGAGgcctatgtatttatgttttgacgtaGAAATGGCTAATGCTGGGTTAGTCAGATTAGACCAAGTCATCCgttcgtgcacattagttcttaataatcatgctttctttattgacttagtaccttttgaaatggggagttttgacgttattgttggtatggactggatgtctttggtcgatgcgacgattctatgtagtgcaaaaattgttagaattcccttaccaaatggcgagatactagaagttcagggcgaggtcactgattcttttgagggtcgtgtcatgagtgcGTCTGCTAAAGAGGTTAGCTTGATTGATGTCCCCATCGTTCGGGACTATCAGGATGTTTTCCCTGATGATTTACATGGCTTACCTCTgtctcgacaacttgattttcgcATTAGTCTTGTTCCTAATGCAGCTCCTGTAGCAAAATCCCCATATAGATTAGCAACAACTGAATTAAAAGAGTTAGCCAcgcaattaaaagaacttcaagacaaggGATTTATCAAACCTAAACAGTCACCATGGGGAGCACCtgtcttattcgtcaaaaagaaggatggctcTTTTCACATGTGTATTTACTATCGCGAGCTGAATAAGTTAATAGTGAAGAATCGTTATCCccttcctaggattgatgatTTGTTCGACCTGCTTCAAGGTgcaaagtgtttctcaaaaataGACTTACGTTCGGGGTATCATCAATTGCGTGTACACGAGGACGATATACCAATAACTGCTTTTAGAacaagatatggacattttgagttcacagtgatgccttttggattgactAACGCACTagcagtattcatggatttgatgaatagagtgtgtcgaccgtatttggataagtttgtaattgtgttcatcgacgaaatcctaatttactcaaagacaaaggaagaacatgcTGAACATCTGAGAAAAGTACTAGAATTgctgagaaaggaaaaactgtacggaaaattttctaaatgtgagttttggcttgatGAAGTACACTTTCTGGGACATGTTGTGAGTAAGGATGGAATACACGTggatcctagcaagattgatTCAGTCAAGAACTGGAGAACACCAGAGACACCGACTGAAGTCAGACAATTCCTTGGACTAGATGGCTACTATAGAAGGTTCATCgagaatttctctaagattgcaTTGCCGCTTACGCAATTAACCCAGAAGGATAGGCTGTATGtctggggtgaaaaacaagaagCAGCGTTTCGAATCTTGAAAGATAAGCTATGTAATGCATCGATTTTGAGTCTGCCTGAAGGATCTGATGACTTTGTAGTGTATTGCGATGCATcgggtcaaggattaggttgtgtgaTCATGCAAAGAGGCAAGGTGATTGCATACGCCTCACAACAATtgaaggtccatgagaagaattacacaactcatgacttggaattaggagcaatggtttttgcattaaagtgttggaggcattatttgtatggaaccaagtgtgtaatctacacggatcacaagagtttacaacatattttcaatcaacaagatttgaatatgagacaacaaagatggcttgagttactcagtgattatgactgtgacattcgttatcacccggggaaagccaatgtagtgGCCGATGCCTTAAGTCATAAGGAAATggttaagcctagacgagtCCGTCTTATGAGTATTACAGTGCAAAGAAGTGTTAGAGATCGAATCATAGAAGCACAATTGGTGGTTGTTGGcgataaagatcttcttaagaaagaactacgaggaatggaacaacatttggaCAGAAGAAACGATGACGGCTTGTATTTTGTGGACAAACTATGGGTTCCTTCCACTAGTGATTTACGAACATTGATATTAAACGAAGCTCATAATACAAAGTATTCCGTACATCCGGGCACTgacaagatgtactatgatttgcgtgagttatattggtggcctggcatgaagaaagatgttgtTGAGTTTGTAAGTCGTTGCTTGACATGTCTACAGGTGaaagcggaacatcaaaagcctgctAAATTACCCAGACAACCAGAAATTcttgaatggaagtgggagaacataactatggatttcattaccaaaCCACCTAGGATGAAggagggtcatgatatgatatgggtgatcgtcgatagattgacaaagtctaCTCATTTCCTGGCCATTCGTGAAAAAGACCCCACAGAGAAATTGGTGAGGAAGTATGTAAAGGAAGTCGTATCAAAACATGGCATACCAGTTTAGATTATTTCAGACAGagatactcgctttaattctCAGTTTTGGCGAGGGTTTCAAAAGGCCTTTGGGACTAGGATAGATATGAGTACGGCGTACCATCCTCAAACCGATGTTCAGAGTGAGCGCACAATTCAGACTTTAaaagacatgttgagagcctgtgtattagattttggtggtaactAGGATGATCATCTACATTTGGTAGAATTCTCCTACAATAATAGTTATCACGCGAGTATTGATATAGCTCCTTTtaaggcattgtatggacggaagTATAGATCACCTGTCGTGTGGTCTGACTTTGGCGGTAGCCAATTGGTTGGGCTtgagcttattgaagagactGCCGAGAAAATAATCCAGATTAAAGAGCGACTTAGACTAGCACGTGAACgtcaaaagaagtatgctgacGTCAAATGTAGACCCTTAGAATTCAGTGTCGGGGATCGTGTACTTCTTAAGGTTTCCCCTTGGAAAGGAGTAGTTAGATTTTTCAAGAGTGGAAAACTCGGACCcagatttattggacctttagagatactagaaagagttggcgaggtagcttatcgattgagactttcggaagagcttaagggagttcacgacgtatttcatgtgtcgCATCTTAGAAAATATctagctgaagaagatcgtcatgtgcctatggacgagATCCGAattgacgataagttgaatttcgttgaaggacctttagagattgtggatcgcaaggtgcggaaactaaagaaaaccaagtatataCTTGTCAAGGTTCGTTGGAATTCAAAGCGACGGCCTGAGTATACTTGGGAAcgggaagatcatttcaagacaaaatacccccaaatgtttaatgggactagttcgagttgaatttcgggacgaaattctttaacggggtaatgctgtcacaaccgtcatctgagcgtatttTCCCGAAGTACTTTCTGGTCGTAATTTAGTTCGCTTCGTTTATCTACGTCATTAGTTTTTAAGACTTTTATCATTTGAATAAATAATGGATTTATATTTTATTCGGGCTTTATGAACATTTAGACTGTAGAATAGTTGCATATGGACTCGAGAACGGAAGGAATACTAGTTGTTTTGTAGAAAtgtcaaattaagtaaaatacttaaatttaaatcaattaaagatttaatgaacaaatatagacatatttatTATTGTTGGAAAGCTATTGAAATATTACATTCAAATATGTCAACAAAATAAGTTTATGGGTCATGAGTCTTCTTGAATTGTCGAGTCAAATGATAATTTAGAATGTCAAGCTGGTCAAACTCGGTCAAAGGAAGGAAAAgaataaacaaaaccctaaaattctcaacCCTAGCCTCCCATTTTTCATTTCCCTTTCTCATACACACATCTcctcctctctttctctcttgtGGCCGCCCCCCCCTCTTCCTCTCTAAAAATTCCGGCCGaccacctgcaaccaccacgaaccaccatcaatattcatcattttttttattttcttatagaTTTTGGTAAGTTTTGAATGAATCTATGATTGTTCAATAATAAAAATcggtttttgtatatatatgaggctatatatatacgatatatatatatgtgtatattttcGGTTAtgaatcttcttcctcctcttaAAACATGGCTTTGAACCCGAAAAGTGTCACTAAAACATATGTAATTCGGTTTTGGTGTATGAAAATGAGTATGTATATCCGAAATCTTTTAGATCCGAAAAGTTATGAACCGAAATCCTTAAATCCGGAATGTTTAAACCCGAAATCTTCCAAATCCGGAAACTATGATACAAAAACTTTTTAGATCCGAATTTACATATGACTTTTGGGTTGTTTTCGGTTAGATCTAGGTTAGATCCGAGTTGTAGTCGCATGTATCACTTTGAAATCTTGTTCCTTTCTTCTTTCCGATCGAATCTAGACTTGTTTGTGGTTTTCCGTTTTGCTCAACGCCGGTCAACTGttggtcaacgccggtcaaaccaGCCAGGAAATGTTTTTGGTTCAAAAATTGGATTTGGGtattattttggtattttagtCAAAATTAAAGTCTTTTAGaataaagttaaattatatatttgattcatttttaaaattaaatcccAACTATCATGATAATGGAattaatatggatatatatatataagcataaataaatatatacaaaaagactaatttaattagatataCATGGTATTAAATTGATATGGACATACGATATACATACAAGGATTTATTTAATATGGACTTAtgactataaatatatatatatatatatccaaggACTTTATAAAGACAATACAAATCATACGACTTTCCGAATTTGACAAATTATACCGTGACGTTCCAAATGAATACTTGACGAGATATAAACATAAGACGTGACATTAAtattggacaatttataaggacaacaatactattatatatattatgacatttgacaagacataatggcatttcctaagacactagtataagaCATAGACAAGTACAGTCAAATttaagtacttactgggtgacttgtggacaatgtaggacttttggacatatagtgagcttgtttcaggtgtatctgactgttcgtgttcttgttcgttgatctgggatatttatacttgtgctgctttcaggtgagtttcgtagcccctctttttacatgttttcgagtgaaaagtatacttcttctttttaaacagttttgtcaatttctgtttatgttcaatattgagcctgtgcgtatagagttacttatgccatttgacgtaCTTATGTTCTTGAttgtatgtatgtgattatgtgCTTGATGGTCGTGCTTATTTGACGtgatttttgtgtgtattggagacttgagacttgagacattggactaaggcaggtactgTAAGACCGGACTTTGAAacattgagacttgagacttctggacttattatggcgtaactctgctcgttatatattgaacaattacttgtttagacttaaaagaatcgacaaaagacatatttcttgactagacttttgacataaaacctacgaactcactgTTATGACttaaactcatgtttttgggaatatatttattatattctatttcatttagcggtatctatgtaattccatgtcgtgctgtacttttcttgacacctcatgtttctgccaacggtggggtgttacaaccaGTGCTAAGACAACTTTTCTAATAATTAGTTTGACTGGCTATCAAATTATCAGTTGACCTTATGTAACAATAATGtcgtaccaccaaccgttataaattacgttgacaaaattactcttttattaaaatgatattcactatcataccatgaactggTGATAATTGCtcatagacaaacaaccattttaaaatcacacatacattcaactggtactaccaacgaagaatttatatgcaaccaatatcataataattattaaaaagaattaaatcatcaagatcacggaacaacgataattaaataaaccctttgaattaaaaatattgcaatcacatcattcgtctagtttcatcaaggtggatgataaatagtttagccactcatgattaaataacaataataatcaaaataagagaagaacatattgtaccaatcgtttgagaaaaTAGAAAATTGCAAGATAGTAACGTAATaagatctagatgggtgctcgtgaatcttcagtgGATCCGCCTAAGAAATCTTGCTTGGACACCTGATAGAACCCCTTGTAGAGCAGTTCCTAGAAAGAACTTTGATAATTTTCGGAATTAGGGTTTAAGTTTGTATTTCTACCCTTcgaaaatctgatgcagaattCGTCCAAAGACTTCAGATCCCGTGcagccactgcggcgcagtaggcAAGTGAtgcttcccactgcggcgcagtcaaagGCTTTGATTAGAAATTGTTGACTTTCTAAGCAACTGCAGCGCAGTGGCTACATCATACCCCTACTGCGGCGTAGCCAAATTCCACGTCCAGTTTTCTTCTTttggtgactgcggcgcagtttcCAATTCCAACCAccgctgcggcgcagtggtaaGCTGACGTCCAAGAATTTCTTTTCGATCTTGAATGCTTGCCGAATTTCTCCATCTTTTCCACTTGAAACAACTCTCGATAATACAAATCAACCTCTAGGCCAATAAATCTTctgaaaatgtaccaaatgaacgcatAACCggtttagagcctgaaaacactaacaaacccATAAatgcgccaaatgcacataaaatcgacttaaaacacttaaataaatggccaataatgatgtgggcgatgggtataaattggtcacatcaaatccccccacacttgagcattgcttgtcctcaagcaaattcgaactttaagaaagaatattccttgacaatcaaaatatcaaaacaagttacaagtatcaaaaagaagcaacaccaagcatgtcaaatgacaaaaggcgggtgaagcagttttattcttaaatgaaaacccgaaatgtttgacaatacctgaacaatccgcaagccacgaTAACTCAACTAAGCATAAGTGAAAGAAACGAacctatcaatatcattctactccaacaaacttacttttggggttgaatatatgaagaatcactcataggtCGGTCGTGATGTATACtgttttaccataggcttgaactagGATCATCGCTCCACCAACACGGCGCAAGCAccaagtacatcgtcaaaattGGCATAAAGGTCGGTTGTATAGTTAAACTAATGTTTACAATGAAGGAAGGGAAATTTATAGGTTAAAGATGAAAGGTAATAATCAAAAGTATaagttatatatgaaaaatgtacaaaatagtctaatcgaacccataccattgattgccaacaaaccaccaaCCCCTAAGATGTCATCCCGtgaacacacctccaaagtaccaAGCAAAACCCTACATCATTGtagtgtatcaacttcaaaaaacttattatcaaccaaatcttccataataatgatacaacaatcttctagacatttaaaaatgagaaatacccactagtagcccaagttctttttttttttttttaattttctgtttttcatctttttattctttttgaaccacttttactctactagtaggTACCCTCTTACAATGTTAAACATGTCTATACACTttactttctttgtttgaacaatctaAGATAATCCTCAATAACTTGACCCATTGACgtattctcatagacaagaatattccacTAATCAATCCACTGAAgctctcccaaaccatccaaacaaaccaatgacaatcaatggcccccagATCAGAGTATCGGTATAGTAAGGTATAATTAGGTAAAGTTTACATGTATGAGTGGATTTATACAAAGGAAATGGCTAAGTTAAAAGGgttgtatatgtgtataattgCACTAAGGTATACAAAGAAAAGAagagtgtatgtatatataagtatatgtataaagGTTTGTATAGTAGAggtatggatatacaaaagaaaagtgaaaagaaagaaagaaaaaagtatggtcaaacctaaatgccaattcgtcatccgatgtactcgtcacgatcactaggccaagttctagaatcaacacatcaccggtatactcttatcGAGAGAAGAACTCGGAAATGGAATAGatatacctcaaacacgcacatcctagtgcagGCCATCAAAATAGAAacccttactcccgaataaatccaagagcctaagagagggacgtatttacgaggcaatcaaaccaaaaccgtcacttgacacaactatatatgaaatgatgaaatctcacaattgggtgttttggatatatatgagtatgcaagtaatgttatcaatcccgaaagactagccaaataaccgttcagaacacacttcgccaattaaaaatttttgtcaaggaaaaattTTGTAGTAATATTGCTTATTAAGTTATCATAAATtaagtgacaaaagcaatttaccacaaggacaagttcaactcaagttaaaaatcatatcaacttctatcATCCCGCCAAATTGAAAGCATCAGttttaaacatgcacatcacagtgaAGAGCTCGAAATGGAGACTCCTACCCTTAGATGGAATCtaaaggcctacgagagggacacatcaacaaaaccggtagaaatctcaatggcaaaacaacaaaagcGATAAACCCGATAGCTTAAACCTTtttgccccccccccccacacacttaagatggacaatgccctcaatgtccatactcggtcaaacaaaggtaaataggggtaagcaacatagaaaaataagagcacataccggaataaggacacattcCGTTTTGATACAAGTTAatcgaccccgtgtcacaaatggcGCTTCCGAAAAAGGAAGAACACTTTGCTTGGTGGGAGaaacaacttgtaccaaaaTGGATGGTGTGAGAGTTGTGTGTGCAGCAAACATAGCAACAATAATAATGCGCTGAACTTACTGTCAGCATACGTacaccatcacacaatcaacacattGATGCCATAGAATAGAGATGAGAAGAGAATCTAGTGggtccccccacacttgagtttcACTATAGCCATCAATAACGAAAAACCTGCTTCAATTGCATCAATAACAAACCACAAAAATTCCAAATATATCATAGTTCCTACTATTTCAATGCAGAAAATAAacctaaagaaaagaaaagaaaatacaatgtctcatcaccccgtagggtggataccaacAGAAATAAGAAATAAAGTAACAGTACAGTCATCCGAATACCAATCATGAATAACAATCAACCATCATATGACTCCATCCCACGGGGCCGAATgggaatcatcatcatcgtcatcattgCTGTTGACCGTGATATCCATGTGGGAAACTAGGTGGAGCAAAGAGGTCAGTCACCTAGTTCCGCTCCTCCTCTTGCCCTAAACCGGACCCTCCATAGCCACCACCTGTCTGATCACCTGCAAATCCTCCAGAACCACTAGCAAAATCAGCAAATCCAGAGCAAGTACCTGCAACAAAACCACCAGCCAAAGAAGATGAAGCACCAGCACCCTGCACACCACCCTGAAAGGCGCCAAACTGCACTGGCCCTCTAGGAGATCCTCCCAAGTCATGGGGCCGTGGAGACATGTCCCCCGGGGCAGACATAGGAAAGAAAGAACCGCCGCCCTGTTGATATGTGGGAACATGGATAGGTGGTGGGCTAAAATCAAGAATGGGATCGGGTTTGACAAACTCTCGACCCTCGTACTGTGCATGCCACATCGGCTGATAATAATCCAGAGTATAGTTAGTATAAGCCTGCTGTGACCCTATCCACGTCATATCCTGGTCCATCCGTCACTGATAGCTCTCCTGCTGGCCTGCTGATCATCATAAATAGTCTGCACCGTCTGTCCCAACAGTGTGAGATCAAATGAACTCGGGATAGGAATGGTGCGAGCACGTGGCCTAGGTTGCTCTTGTGGAGCATCCTCCATCTGTACATCCTCAACAGCCTCCACAATCGGAGGCGGTGCAACAATAACACCTGTATCATCCAATAATCTAGAATTCTGCCCCCCCCCCCCGACATCTTCTTCACAATCTTCGCCCTTATCAATTCTTTCTCAGTAAAGCTCTCCTGAAAAACCTGGGGAGAAAGATCGGTCTGGCACTCATCTGTATCAAATATACCCATCCTTTTTGGGTAAAGGGGAATTTAAACCCCGGTAAGCTTTTATATATCACCCAAAACAGTTATTACAAGTAATATGGCAGAAGTACCATATTAGTTTATACATACGGCATGTCGTATGCATATATCAAGCAAAACTAACACGCTTATAAGCATGTACTCAACTACTTTAACATGCTAGACCAGACAAAGTGGAAAATACAGCATACATCATAATCTAGTAAGTAGTACAGCCCTAACTGGTTAGCACGAACCAGCTTACATCTTCGGTATATTCCATGCTTCCAAAATTCTCCGTCCTTGCGTCTTCCTTTTGATCTTCAAGGTCACCAGTTTCAATCTAACAGTTGACACGATTAAGTCCTGCATCTGATTAACAGTTCTTTCATTTGGGGTCAATAACCTGTTGTTTTGCTCTTGCCATATAAAGTATGTCATAGCAGCTACAAGTAATTTCCCAATAACCATTCTTGCTAATTTCGGATTATCAGCAAGAATAGCTTGCAAAATATTCTCCCAACTGCACGAAACATGCTGGAACATAGCAAGAGGGCGTACCAAGTTCCAAATCTGTGAAGAATAGTCACATTCGAAGAATAAGTGTTCATGAGAATCAGGACCACGTTTGCACAAGGAACAACACAGCAAGTTTAAGTTAGAGGAGCCACTAACATCCCATTGCCTTAGTTTATCTTGAGTCTTGagtttcttcttcaaaattaaCCATACATGGAACGAGTGCCGGGGGATACAGTGAGGGAACCAGACCATATCAAACCAATCAACCCGTTGTTGGCTCCAACGCAAGGAGTCCCATGTACTACTAGTTGAATACGAAACCTCATTTCCATCCTTGTCAATCCAAAAAATAGTATCTTCCTCATCACAATTTAGAATAGGAACATTCATTCCAATTAAGACTGGAAATAGATCGTACCAAGCTGATGGCCATAGCCAACTACCATTATTGATCAGATTGCTCACTTTTGCTTCTAGCCTGAATCCAGCTGAAGTAACTTCTCTTGGCGATATATATTTGCATAGTGGACCTATTGGTAACCAAGAATCGTACCAAGCAAATGTCGAGTGTCCATTTCCCACGTAGAATTTGATATGAGGACGGATAGCATCACGCATGAGTAGCATTTTCCTCCAACCCCATTCACTCCCTGCCCGAAGTGGTACATCCCAAAAATTTCTGTCATTAAGTTTGTTCGAGTATATCCATTTCACCCACAAGGACTTTCGTTTGTTAATAACACTCCAAATATGAGACGTCATAAGGGCTTTATTAACATCCCGAATTCTTCGTATACCAAGACCACCTTCATTTTTAGGCAAACAACAATCTTTCCACGACACTTTTGCTTTACCTTTAGACATCGGCCCTTGACACCAAAGGAAGCTTCGCATCTTCTTTTCCAAGTCATTAATAATACTAGCAGGAAGAATAAACACCGATGCCCAATAAATATGTAAAGATGAAAGAACAGAGTTATTGAGTTGTAACCTTCCGACAAACGACAATGACTTGTTCTTCCAATCGCTAATCTTGGCCTCCATTCTTTCAACAAGGACTTTACAATCCTTATGTAGCAGCCTAAACGAGATAAGTGGGACTCCAAGGTAACGAATTGGAAGTTGTCCCTCAGCAAACGGCATAATACCAAACACGGCCTGTTTTACATGATCAGGGATATTACAAAAGAACGCCGTGATATTTGAGATACTCGGATTCAAACCAGATGCCTTGGTAAACACACCAAGACCGTCCATGAGCACTTTGACCGAAGCCAAATCACCACGAGCAAATAGGAAGAAATCATTTgcaaaacaaatgttaatgatttGATCTTTTTTACATTGGTTATGAAACTTAAACGATCCTATTTCTTGAACAGCCTTCTTCAGAATCAATGAAAGAACCTCCATGACTAGTGTAAAAAGATAAGGAGACATCGGGTCTCCTTGTCTAAGCCCCCTCTCGCCTTTGAAGAAACCATAAATATTACCATTAATGCTAAGAGAGAATGAAGCACTCGTTACACATGTCATGATCCAATCGACCATAATGGTATGGAACCCAAATCCTATCAGGATCGCTCGTAAGAACTTCCGATCAATAGTGTCATATGCCTTTTGTATATCAACCTTAAACGCACATCGAGTCAAAAGAATGTTGTCTGAAATACGTCTTCCAGGAACAAAGGCTGACTAATTGATGTCAACGATATCATCCAGCCCACCCCTGATTCTATTCGTGATAATTTTGCTAATGCATTTATACACTACATTGCAACACGAAATGGATCGATAATCCGTGACCAATCGAGGAGTGGGTACCTTCGGGATTAAAGCTAGAAAGGTGTGATTTATTTCCTTTAGAATTCGACCAGTTTTGAAAAAGTCGTGAACAGCAAGACATAGAGCTTTCCCCGTTATATCccatgttttcttaaaaaacaaaGAAGAGTACCCGTCCGGACCTGGAGCTTTGTTGTCATCGATAGAAAAAAGAGCTGATTTAATTTCATCATCAGTAACGGCTTGGATCATCATATTAGCTTTGGTACTATCGAGAGTATTAACAAATACCCCTACACTATTAAACTCTGTCGTTGGCCCTGGTTTTCCAAGAAACGATTCATAATGAGCAACTAAGGCCTTTGGGACTTCACCCCCCTCATGATCGATCCCATGAACATCAGTAATCTTGTCAATTCTACTTTGATGATGTTTTGCTTTCATGGAGTTGTGGAAATATTTAGTATTTGAATCACCAACCTCAAGCCAATCAATCTTCGCTTTTTGCTTTAAAAACCGATCTTCATCAAGCACAGAAGCTTTAAAGTTCATTAGATATCTGCTTCCTGTTTACGAAGTCCCTCAGTTCCAGGATCAGAGTCAATTGCTTTTTGAGTACGGTCAAGGTCTTCACGAAG
This genomic window contains:
- the LOC122601315 gene encoding uncharacterized protein LOC122601315; this translates as MNFKASVLDEDRFLKQKAKIDWLEVGDSNTKYFHNSMKAKHHQSRIDKITDVHGIDHEGGEVPKALVAHYESFLGKPGPTTEFNSVGVFVNTLDSTKANMMIQAVTDDEIKSALFSIDDNKAPGPDGYSSLFFKKTWDITGKALCLAVHDFFKTGRILKEINHTFLALIPKVDIQKAYDTIDRKFLRAILIGFGFHTIMVDWIMTCVTSASFSLSINGNIYGFFKGERGLRQGDPMSPYLFTLVMEVLSLILKKAVQEIGSFKFHNQCKKDQIINICFANDFFLFARGDLASVKVLMDGLGVFTKASGLNPSISNITAFFCNIPDHVKQAVFGIMPFAEGQLPIRYLGVPLISFRLLHKDCKVLVERMEAKISDWKNKSLSFVGRLQLNNSVLSSLHIYWASVFILPASIINDLEKKMRSFLWCQGPMSKGKAKVSWKDCCLPKNEGGLGIRRIRDVNKALMTSHIWSVINKRKSLWVKWIYSNKLNDRNFWDVPLRAGSEWGWRKMLLMRDAIRPHIKFYVGNGHSTFAWYDSWLPIGPLCKYISPREVTSAGFRLEAKVSNLINNGSWLWPSAWYDLFPVLIGMNVPILNCDEEDTIFWIDKDGNEVSYSTSSTWDSLRWSQQRVDWFDMVWFPHCIPRHSFHVWLILKKKLKTQDKLRQWDVSGSSNLNLLCCSLCKRGPDSHEHLFFECDYSSQIWNLVRPLAMFQHVSCSWENILQAILADNPKLARMVIGKLLVAAMTYFIWQEQNNRLLTPNERTVNQMQDLIVSTVRLKLVTLKIKRKTQGRRILEAWNIPKIIDKGEDCEEDVGGGGQNSRLLDDTGVIVAPPPIVEAVEDVQMEDAPQEQPRPRARTIPIPSSFDLTLLGQTVQTIYDDQQASRRAISDGWTRI